The Papaver somniferum cultivar HN1 chromosome 3, ASM357369v1, whole genome shotgun sequence genome includes a region encoding these proteins:
- the LOC113356606 gene encoding homeobox-leucine zipper protein HAT22-like, with product MGFQVIDGDDNLCNIGLGLGLNTTYDQNELKSQDHADHGKELIRRFKLEPSILTLGFSSSDNNNHLVEAVDRRNYTPSLSSPNSALSNSFSNNNTNSSFKRSSPSSVIKREKELLLVVGYHEEMEVEKVVNSSSRVVASDEDDEGSARKKLRLTKEQSSLLEDNFKEHSTLNPKQKQALAKQLNLRPRQVEVWFQNRRARTKLKQTEVDCEFLKKCCETLTEENRKLHKELQELKALKLSHPQSMYMQLTAATLTICPSCEKIGGGGGAGDGTDGPAKNSLTMAPGKPQFYNPFQQHPSAAC from the exons ATGGGTTTTCAAGTTATTGATGGTGATGATAATCTTTGCAATATAGGTTTGGGTCTTGGACTAAACACTACTTATGATCAAAACGAATTGAAATCTCAAGATCATGCTGATCATGGAAAGGAACTTATTCGAAGATTCAAGTTAGAGCCATCAATATTAACATTAGGTTTTTCATCATCTGATAATAATAATCATCTAGTTGAAGCAGTAGACAGAAGGAATTATACTCCATCTTTATCTTCTCCTAATAGTGCTTTATCTAATTCTTTCTCTAATAATAATACTAATAGCAGTTTCAAAAGATCATCTCCATCATCAGTAATTAAAAGAGAGAAAGAATTGTTACTGGTAGTTGGTTATCATGAAGAAATGGAAGTTGAGAAAGTAGTTAATTCTTCATCAAGAGTTGTAGccagtgatgaagatgatgaaggtagTGCAAGAAAAAAGCTGAGACTAACTAAAGAACAATCTTCTCTTTTAGAAGACAATTTTAAAGAGCACAGTACTCTTAATCCT AAACAAAAACAAGCTTTGGCCAAACAGTTGAATCTAAGGCCAAGACAAGTTGAAGTTTGGTTTCAGAACAGAAGAGCAAG GACAAAGTTGAAGCAAACTGAAGTGGATTGTGAGTTTTTGAAGAAATGCTGTGAAACTTTAACAGAAGAAAATAGAAAGTTACACAAGGAACTACAAGAATTGAAGGCCTTGAAATTATCACATCCACAGTCAATGTACATGCAACTTACTGCAGCCACACTCACTATTTGTCCATCCTGTGAGAagatcggtggtggtggtggtgccggGGACGGTACGGATGGTCCCGCCAAGAATTCACTTACTATGGCCCCCGGTAAACCTCAGTTTTATAATCCATTCCAGCAACACCCGTCGGCAGCTTGTTGA